Proteins found in one Oreochromis niloticus isolate F11D_XX linkage group LG22, O_niloticus_UMD_NMBU, whole genome shotgun sequence genomic segment:
- the smad10a gene encoding mothers against decapentaplegic homolog 4 isoform X3 — MSVNPPSSNDACLSIVHSLMCHRQGGENEGFAKRAIESLVKKLKEKKDELDSLITAVTTNGVHPSKCVTIQRTLDGRLQVAGRKGFPHVIYARLWRWPDLHKNELKHVKFCQYAFDLKYDSVCVNPYHYERVVSPGIVGLSLQNTAASSGLIKEEYIPDCIQMDLPPGMPLSDHQAAPDHYSPLLPPSEPHGPPPVTRYSNLAVSPKVPASGSMLPLQGSHGDGCLQTPSPQAQVIQQRPQSPAQVSSQQQAAQHPSQHTHSQQPPLPPSHLNRQNGYSSNTQSQTQPSFHTVWTGSSTASYTPIGPQQEGRGHQQPPLHLPNHHWSQHHSSTSFPPSGSSHSGPEFWCSVSYFEMDVQVGEMFKVPSSCPVVTVDGYVDPSGGDRFCLGQLSNVHRTDASERARLHIGKGVQLECRGEGDVWMRCMSDHAVFVQSYYLDREAGRAPGDAVHKIYPGAYIKLCLGQVFDLRQCHRQMQQQAATAQAAAAAQAAAVSGNIPGPGSVGGIAPAVSLSAAAGIGVDDLRRLCILRLSFVKGWGPDYPRQSIKHTPCWVEVHLHRALQLLDEVLHTMPLTDPGPAN, encoded by the exons ATGTCAGTAAACCCACCAAGCAGCAATGATGCCTGCCTCAGCATCGTCCACAGCCTCATGTGCCACCGGCAGGGCGGGGAGAACGAGGGCTTTGCTAAGCGCGCCATCGAGAGTctggtgaagaagctaaaggaGAAGAAGGACGAGTTGGACTCTCTCATCACTGCCGTCACCACCAATGGTGTTCATCCCAGCAAGTGTGTCACCATCCAGAGGACTCTAGATGGACGGCTGCAG GTGGCAGGGAGGAAAGGGTTTCCTCATGTGATTTATGCACGGCTGTGGCGCTGGCCTGACCTCCACAAGAATGAACTAAAGCATGTCAAATTCTGCCAGTATGCTTTTGACCTCAAGtatgacagtgtgtgtgtcaacCCCTACCACTATGAGAGGGTGGTGTCACCAGGCATCG TTGGTCTCAGCCTTCAAAATACAG CTGCATCGAGTGGACTAATCAAAGAAGAATACATCCCTGATTGTATACAGATGGACCTTCCGCCTGGTATGCCTCTGTCCGACCACCAAGCAGCTCCAGACCACTATAGTCCCCTTCTGCCCCCTTCTGAACCCCATGGCCCCCCACCTGTTACCAGATACTCTAACCTGGCTGTGTCACCCAAAG TGCCTGCCTCTGGCTCCATGCTGCCACTGCAGGGCAGTCATGGTGATGGCTGTCTCCAAACTCCATCTCCACAGGCTCAAGTCATTCAACAACGACCTCAAAGCCCGGCCCAGGTTTCCTCTCAGCAGCAGGCTGCCCAGCATCCCTCACAGCACACCCACTCACAGCAACCCCCTCTACCTCCCTCTCATTTGAATAGACAGAATGGATACAGCAGCAATACACAGTCTCAGACTCAGCCTTCATTCCACA CTGTTTGGACAGGCAGTAGCACGGCCTCCTACACTCCCATTGGACCCCAGCAGGAAGGGCGCGGTCACCAACAGCCTCCTCTGCATCTTCCAAACCATCACT gGTCTCAGCATCACAGCTCAACCTCTTTCCCTCCTTCAGGGTCCAGTCATTCAG GACCAGAGTTTTGGTGCTCTGTCTCCTACTTTGAAATGGATGTTCAGGTGGGGGAGATGTTCAAGGTGCCTTCCAGCTGCCCCGTAGTGACTGTGGATGGTTACGTTGACCCGTCAGGAGGTGATCGCTTCTGCCTCGGCCAGCTGAGCAATGTCCATCGCACAGATGCCAGTGAGAGAGCCAG GCTACACATAGGCAAAGGTGTGCAGCTGGAGTGTCGTGGTGAGGGGGATGTGTGGATGCGCTGTATGAGCGACCATGCTGTGTTTGTACAGAGCTACTACCTCGATCGGGAAGCAGGTCGGGCACCAGGTGATGCTGTGCACAAGATCTACCCCGGAGCCTACATCAAG TTGTGTCTTGGTCAGGTATTCGACCTACGGCAGTGCCACAGACAGATGCAGCAGCAGGCAGCCACGGCTcaagctgcagctgctgcacagGCAGCCGCTGTCTCAGGAAACATTCCTGGTCCAGGCAGCGTCGGAGGCATTGCACCTGCAGTTA GTCTCTCTGCAGCAGCAGGCATTGGTGTCGATGACCTGAGGCGACTCTGTATCTTGCGGCTCAGCTTTGTGAAAGGCTGGGGGCCTGACTACCCCCGTCAGAGCATCAAACACACTCCCTGCTGGGTGGAGGTCCACCTGCACCGTGCCCTGCAGCTTCTGGATGAGGTGTTGCACACTATGCCACTGACTGACCCAGGGCCTGCGAATTGA
- the smad10a gene encoding mothers against decapentaplegic homolog 4 isoform X2 gives MWNDSELGHHDASELSGHSLVDQLNTSTIMSVNPPSSNDACLSIVHSLMCHRQGGENEGFAKRAIESLVKKLKEKKDELDSLITAVTTNGVHPSKCVTIQRTLDGRLQVAGRKGFPHVIYARLWRWPDLHKNELKHVKFCQYAFDLKYDSVCVNPYHYERVVSPGIVGLSLQNTAASSGLIKEEYIPDCIQMDLPPGMPLSDHQAAPDHYSPLLPPSEPHGPPPVTRYSNLAVSPKVPASGSMLPLQGSHGDGCLQTPSPQAQVIQQRPQSPAQVSSQQQAAQHPSQHTHSQQPPLPPSHLNRQNGYSSNTQSQTQPSFHTVWTGSSTASYTPIGPQQEGRGHQQPPLHLPNHHWSQHHSSTSFPPSGSSHSGPEFWCSVSYFEMDVQVGEMFKVPSSCPVVTVDGYVDPSGGDRFCLGQLSNVHRTDASERARLHIGKGVQLECRGEGDVWMRCMSDHAVFVQSYYLDREAGRAPGDAVHKIYPGAYIKVFDLRQCHRQMQQQAATAQAAAAAQAAAVSGNIPGPGSVGGIAPAVSLSAAAGIGVDDLRRLCILRLSFVKGWGPDYPRQSIKHTPCWVEVHLHRALQLLDEVLHTMPLTDPGPAN, from the exons ATGT GGAACGATTCAGAGCTGGGTCATCATGATGCCAGTGAACTTTCTGGTCACTCATTGGTGGACCAACTTAACACCAG CACCATCATGTCAGTAAACCCACCAAGCAGCAATGATGCCTGCCTCAGCATCGTCCACAGCCTCATGTGCCACCGGCAGGGCGGGGAGAACGAGGGCTTTGCTAAGCGCGCCATCGAGAGTctggtgaagaagctaaaggaGAAGAAGGACGAGTTGGACTCTCTCATCACTGCCGTCACCACCAATGGTGTTCATCCCAGCAAGTGTGTCACCATCCAGAGGACTCTAGATGGACGGCTGCAG GTGGCAGGGAGGAAAGGGTTTCCTCATGTGATTTATGCACGGCTGTGGCGCTGGCCTGACCTCCACAAGAATGAACTAAAGCATGTCAAATTCTGCCAGTATGCTTTTGACCTCAAGtatgacagtgtgtgtgtcaacCCCTACCACTATGAGAGGGTGGTGTCACCAGGCATCG TTGGTCTCAGCCTTCAAAATACAG CTGCATCGAGTGGACTAATCAAAGAAGAATACATCCCTGATTGTATACAGATGGACCTTCCGCCTGGTATGCCTCTGTCCGACCACCAAGCAGCTCCAGACCACTATAGTCCCCTTCTGCCCCCTTCTGAACCCCATGGCCCCCCACCTGTTACCAGATACTCTAACCTGGCTGTGTCACCCAAAG TGCCTGCCTCTGGCTCCATGCTGCCACTGCAGGGCAGTCATGGTGATGGCTGTCTCCAAACTCCATCTCCACAGGCTCAAGTCATTCAACAACGACCTCAAAGCCCGGCCCAGGTTTCCTCTCAGCAGCAGGCTGCCCAGCATCCCTCACAGCACACCCACTCACAGCAACCCCCTCTACCTCCCTCTCATTTGAATAGACAGAATGGATACAGCAGCAATACACAGTCTCAGACTCAGCCTTCATTCCACA CTGTTTGGACAGGCAGTAGCACGGCCTCCTACACTCCCATTGGACCCCAGCAGGAAGGGCGCGGTCACCAACAGCCTCCTCTGCATCTTCCAAACCATCACT gGTCTCAGCATCACAGCTCAACCTCTTTCCCTCCTTCAGGGTCCAGTCATTCAG GACCAGAGTTTTGGTGCTCTGTCTCCTACTTTGAAATGGATGTTCAGGTGGGGGAGATGTTCAAGGTGCCTTCCAGCTGCCCCGTAGTGACTGTGGATGGTTACGTTGACCCGTCAGGAGGTGATCGCTTCTGCCTCGGCCAGCTGAGCAATGTCCATCGCACAGATGCCAGTGAGAGAGCCAG GCTACACATAGGCAAAGGTGTGCAGCTGGAGTGTCGTGGTGAGGGGGATGTGTGGATGCGCTGTATGAGCGACCATGCTGTGTTTGTACAGAGCTACTACCTCGATCGGGAAGCAGGTCGGGCACCAGGTGATGCTGTGCACAAGATCTACCCCGGAGCCTACATCAAG GTATTCGACCTACGGCAGTGCCACAGACAGATGCAGCAGCAGGCAGCCACGGCTcaagctgcagctgctgcacagGCAGCCGCTGTCTCAGGAAACATTCCTGGTCCAGGCAGCGTCGGAGGCATTGCACCTGCAGTTA GTCTCTCTGCAGCAGCAGGCATTGGTGTCGATGACCTGAGGCGACTCTGTATCTTGCGGCTCAGCTTTGTGAAAGGCTGGGGGCCTGACTACCCCCGTCAGAGCATCAAACACACTCCCTGCTGGGTGGAGGTCCACCTGCACCGTGCCCTGCAGCTTCTGGATGAGGTGTTGCACACTATGCCACTGACTGACCCAGGGCCTGCGAATTGA
- the smad10a gene encoding mothers against decapentaplegic homolog 4 isoform X1: protein MWNDSELGHHDASELSGHSLVDQLNTSTIMSVNPPSSNDACLSIVHSLMCHRQGGENEGFAKRAIESLVKKLKEKKDELDSLITAVTTNGVHPSKCVTIQRTLDGRLQVAGRKGFPHVIYARLWRWPDLHKNELKHVKFCQYAFDLKYDSVCVNPYHYERVVSPGIVGLSLQNTAASSGLIKEEYIPDCIQMDLPPGMPLSDHQAAPDHYSPLLPPSEPHGPPPVTRYSNLAVSPKVPASGSMLPLQGSHGDGCLQTPSPQAQVIQQRPQSPAQVSSQQQAAQHPSQHTHSQQPPLPPSHLNRQNGYSSNTQSQTQPSFHTVWTGSSTASYTPIGPQQEGRGHQQPPLHLPNHHWSQHHSSTSFPPSGSSHSGPEFWCSVSYFEMDVQVGEMFKVPSSCPVVTVDGYVDPSGGDRFCLGQLSNVHRTDASERARLHIGKGVQLECRGEGDVWMRCMSDHAVFVQSYYLDREAGRAPGDAVHKIYPGAYIKLCLGQVFDLRQCHRQMQQQAATAQAAAAAQAAAVSGNIPGPGSVGGIAPAVSLSAAAGIGVDDLRRLCILRLSFVKGWGPDYPRQSIKHTPCWVEVHLHRALQLLDEVLHTMPLTDPGPAN from the exons ATGT GGAACGATTCAGAGCTGGGTCATCATGATGCCAGTGAACTTTCTGGTCACTCATTGGTGGACCAACTTAACACCAG CACCATCATGTCAGTAAACCCACCAAGCAGCAATGATGCCTGCCTCAGCATCGTCCACAGCCTCATGTGCCACCGGCAGGGCGGGGAGAACGAGGGCTTTGCTAAGCGCGCCATCGAGAGTctggtgaagaagctaaaggaGAAGAAGGACGAGTTGGACTCTCTCATCACTGCCGTCACCACCAATGGTGTTCATCCCAGCAAGTGTGTCACCATCCAGAGGACTCTAGATGGACGGCTGCAG GTGGCAGGGAGGAAAGGGTTTCCTCATGTGATTTATGCACGGCTGTGGCGCTGGCCTGACCTCCACAAGAATGAACTAAAGCATGTCAAATTCTGCCAGTATGCTTTTGACCTCAAGtatgacagtgtgtgtgtcaacCCCTACCACTATGAGAGGGTGGTGTCACCAGGCATCG TTGGTCTCAGCCTTCAAAATACAG CTGCATCGAGTGGACTAATCAAAGAAGAATACATCCCTGATTGTATACAGATGGACCTTCCGCCTGGTATGCCTCTGTCCGACCACCAAGCAGCTCCAGACCACTATAGTCCCCTTCTGCCCCCTTCTGAACCCCATGGCCCCCCACCTGTTACCAGATACTCTAACCTGGCTGTGTCACCCAAAG TGCCTGCCTCTGGCTCCATGCTGCCACTGCAGGGCAGTCATGGTGATGGCTGTCTCCAAACTCCATCTCCACAGGCTCAAGTCATTCAACAACGACCTCAAAGCCCGGCCCAGGTTTCCTCTCAGCAGCAGGCTGCCCAGCATCCCTCACAGCACACCCACTCACAGCAACCCCCTCTACCTCCCTCTCATTTGAATAGACAGAATGGATACAGCAGCAATACACAGTCTCAGACTCAGCCTTCATTCCACA CTGTTTGGACAGGCAGTAGCACGGCCTCCTACACTCCCATTGGACCCCAGCAGGAAGGGCGCGGTCACCAACAGCCTCCTCTGCATCTTCCAAACCATCACT gGTCTCAGCATCACAGCTCAACCTCTTTCCCTCCTTCAGGGTCCAGTCATTCAG GACCAGAGTTTTGGTGCTCTGTCTCCTACTTTGAAATGGATGTTCAGGTGGGGGAGATGTTCAAGGTGCCTTCCAGCTGCCCCGTAGTGACTGTGGATGGTTACGTTGACCCGTCAGGAGGTGATCGCTTCTGCCTCGGCCAGCTGAGCAATGTCCATCGCACAGATGCCAGTGAGAGAGCCAG GCTACACATAGGCAAAGGTGTGCAGCTGGAGTGTCGTGGTGAGGGGGATGTGTGGATGCGCTGTATGAGCGACCATGCTGTGTTTGTACAGAGCTACTACCTCGATCGGGAAGCAGGTCGGGCACCAGGTGATGCTGTGCACAAGATCTACCCCGGAGCCTACATCAAG TTGTGTCTTGGTCAGGTATTCGACCTACGGCAGTGCCACAGACAGATGCAGCAGCAGGCAGCCACGGCTcaagctgcagctgctgcacagGCAGCCGCTGTCTCAGGAAACATTCCTGGTCCAGGCAGCGTCGGAGGCATTGCACCTGCAGTTA GTCTCTCTGCAGCAGCAGGCATTGGTGTCGATGACCTGAGGCGACTCTGTATCTTGCGGCTCAGCTTTGTGAAAGGCTGGGGGCCTGACTACCCCCGTCAGAGCATCAAACACACTCCCTGCTGGGTGGAGGTCCACCTGCACCGTGCCCTGCAGCTTCTGGATGAGGTGTTGCACACTATGCCACTGACTGACCCAGGGCCTGCGAATTGA